A region from the Acyrthosiphon pisum isolate AL4f chromosome A1, pea_aphid_22Mar2018_4r6ur, whole genome shotgun sequence genome encodes:
- the LOC100167114 gene encoding U6 snRNA-associated Sm-like protein LSm5, whose product MATSVATNPSTLLPLELVDKCIGSRIHIVMKNDKEIVGTLLGFDDFVNMLLEDVTEYESTPEGRRVTKLDQILLNGNNITMLVPGGEMPGE is encoded by the exons ATGGCCACTTCCGTTGCGACTAATCCTTCGACTTTGCTTCCACTTG AACTCGTGGATAAATGTATTGGCTCTAGGATTCACATTGTTATGAAAAACGATAAGGAAATAGTTGGTACTTTATTGGGGTTTGATGATTTTGTCAACATGTTGCTTGAAGATGTAACGGAATATGAGTCTACGCCTGAAGGAAGACGAGTCACTAAATTGGACCAAATATTGCtaaatggaaataatataacaatg TTGGTTCCTGGTGGTGAAATGCCTGGTGAATAA